A stretch of Comamonadaceae bacterium M7527 DNA encodes these proteins:
- the glnA gene encoding type I glutamate--ammonia ligase has protein sequence MAKTVADVMQMVSDNEVKFVDFRFTDTRGKEQHVTVPVSHFDEDKFTSGHAFDGSSVAGWKGIEASDMLLIPDAATANIDPFFEETTLFMSCDVIEPSDGKAYDRDPRSIAKRAEAYLKASGLGDTAYFGPEPEFFIFDGVRWNNDMGGCGYQIDEYEASWNTGKQLEGGNRGHRPTVKGGYFPVPPVDSMHDLRAEMSLILESLGIPVEVFHHEVAGAGQAEIGTKFSTLVERADWTQSMKYVIWNVANAYGKTATFMPKPVVGDNGSGMHVHQSVWKDGKNLFAGDGYAGLSDFALYYIGGIIKHARALNAITNPGTNSYKRLVPGFEAPVKLAYSAKNRSASIRIPYVANPKGRRVEARFPDPLMNPYLGFSALLMAGLDGVENKIHPGEAATKDLYHLPPEEDKLVPTVCHSLDQALEHLDKDRAFLTKGGVFSDSMLDAYIELKMGEVTRFRTATHPVEFDMYYSL, from the coding sequence ATGGCCAAGACCGTTGCAGACGTGATGCAAATGGTGAGCGACAACGAAGTGAAATTTGTTGATTTCCGCTTTACAGATACCCGCGGTAAAGAGCAGCACGTAACAGTGCCCGTGTCTCACTTTGACGAAGACAAGTTTACGTCTGGCCACGCTTTTGACGGCTCGTCCGTAGCTGGTTGGAAGGGTATTGAAGCCTCTGACATGTTGCTCATTCCTGACGCAGCCACTGCCAACATCGACCCCTTCTTTGAAGAGACCACGCTGTTCATGAGCTGCGACGTGATCGAGCCTAGCGATGGCAAAGCTTACGACCGTGACCCGCGCTCTATTGCCAAGCGTGCTGAGGCCTACCTCAAAGCATCAGGCCTGGGCGATACCGCCTACTTTGGACCAGAGCCTGAGTTCTTCATTTTTGACGGCGTGCGTTGGAACAACGACATGGGTGGCTGCGGCTACCAGATTGACGAATACGAAGCCTCATGGAACACAGGCAAGCAGCTGGAAGGCGGTAACCGCGGTCACCGCCCCACGGTCAAGGGCGGTTACTTCCCAGTGCCACCTGTTGACAGCATGCATGACTTGCGCGCTGAAATGTCGTTGATCCTGGAGTCATTGGGCATCCCGGTTGAGGTGTTCCACCACGAAGTGGCAGGCGCGGGCCAAGCCGAAATCGGTACCAAGTTTTCCACATTGGTAGAGCGTGCCGACTGGACGCAAAGCATGAAGTACGTGATTTGGAACGTTGCCAATGCGTACGGCAAAACCGCTACGTTTATGCCCAAGCCAGTCGTTGGCGACAACGGCTCTGGCATGCATGTGCACCAATCTGTGTGGAAAGACGGCAAGAACCTGTTTGCTGGTGACGGCTACGCTGGTTTGTCAGACTTTGCGCTGTACTACATAGGCGGCATCATCAAGCACGCCCGTGCGCTCAACGCTATCACCAACCCCGGCACCAACAGCTACAAGCGTTTGGTGCCTGGCTTTGAGGCGCCAGTGAAGCTGGCTTACTCAGCGAAGAACCGCTCCGCGTCTATCCGTATTCCTTACGTGGCCAACCCCAAGGGTCGCCGTGTTGAGGCGCGCTTCCCAGATCCATTGATGAACCCCTACTTGGGCTTCTCGGCATTGTTGATGGCGGGTCTGGACGGCGTGGAAAACAAGATCCACCCGGGCGAGGCCGCCACAAAAGACTTGTACCATTTGCCACCCGAAGAGGACAAGTTGGTACCCACCGTGTGTCACAGCCTGGATCAGGCCTTGGAGCACCTGGACAAAGACCGCGCGTTCCTGACCAAAGGTGGCGTGTTCTCTGACAGCATGTTGGACGCCTACATTGAGCTCAAGATGGGCGAGGTTACGCGCTTCCGTACTGCAACTCACCCCGTTGAGTTCGACATGTACTACAGCCTGTAA
- a CDS encoding competence/damage-inducible protein A has product MNATSTKPNFAALIIGDEILSGKRTDKHLAKVIELLGERGLSLAYANYVGDDQARITAAIAAMAASGDVVFSFGGIGATPDDRTRQCAAQALGRELVLHPQAKELITLRMAETAAEKGEVFEPGHPDNIHRLNMGMFPEGANIIPNSYNRIPGFSVRTQGEFGAMYFAPGFPVMAWPMVAWVLDTHYQQYFAVGAWQERSLVIYGAIEASLTPLMLQLERDHAGIKVFSLPSVDHPEHGRHVELGVKGQPHAVQEAFAAMQHALSAMSVEIGPELVR; this is encoded by the coding sequence ATGAACGCGACCTCTACCAAACCCAACTTTGCCGCACTGATCATAGGAGACGAAATTCTGTCAGGCAAGCGCACCGACAAGCACTTGGCAAAAGTGATAGAGCTGTTGGGTGAGCGCGGCCTGAGCTTGGCCTATGCCAACTATGTGGGTGACGACCAGGCCCGCATTACCGCAGCCATTGCGGCCATGGCAGCCAGTGGCGACGTGGTGTTTTCGTTTGGCGGTATCGGTGCGACACCGGATGACCGCACCCGCCAATGTGCCGCGCAAGCGCTAGGCCGCGAGCTGGTGCTGCATCCACAGGCCAAAGAACTCATCACGCTGCGCATGGCGGAGACTGCAGCCGAAAAAGGCGAGGTGTTCGAGCCTGGGCATCCTGACAACATACACCGATTGAACATGGGCATGTTTCCTGAGGGCGCGAACATTATTCCCAATAGCTACAACCGCATTCCTGGTTTTAGCGTGCGCACCCAAGGTGAATTTGGTGCCATGTACTTTGCGCCCGGCTTCCCGGTCATGGCGTGGCCCATGGTGGCATGGGTGCTGGATACGCACTATCAGCAGTACTTTGCTGTAGGTGCCTGGCAAGAGCGTTCCCTGGTTATTTATGGTGCCATTGAGGCATCGCTCACGCCGTTGATGTTGCAGCTTGAGCGTGACCACGCTGGCATAAAGGTGTTTAGCTTGCCCAGTGTTGACCACCCCGAGCACGGCCGCCATGTCGAGTTGGGTGTCAAGGGCCAGCCGCATGCGGTGCAAGAGGCGTTTGCCGCCATGCAACACGCCTTGTCAGCCATGTCGGTTGAGATAGGCCCTGAATTGGTGCGTTGA
- a CDS encoding EI24 domain-containing protein, giving the protein MQLMFNSFWRALSYCLFPRVIGLSFVPLALMVVTAFGLGYVYWESSVAGVAAWLQSTELTQSALNWLDSVGWASLRSVIAPMAVLFMATPIIVVLSLLLVALFMTPAMVSLVAKRRFVHLQRFHGGSLIASVLWSLGSTLLAVLALLVSIPLWFIPPLVLVVPPLIWGWLTYRVFTFDALAEHATKAERELIFERHRLPLLAIGVISGYMGAAPSLLWASGAMFIALAPLLVPLAIWVYTLVFALSSLWFAHYVLSALEALRRESGQGSASPYTQADGGPAPFDDVVDAQDVMELSGPRANQLNS; this is encoded by the coding sequence ATGCAACTGATGTTCAATTCTTTCTGGCGTGCCTTGTCGTATTGCCTTTTTCCTCGGGTGATAGGCTTGTCGTTTGTGCCGCTGGCCCTGATGGTGGTGACAGCGTTTGGCCTGGGTTATGTCTACTGGGAAAGTTCAGTAGCCGGCGTTGCCGCGTGGTTGCAATCCACTGAGCTCACCCAAAGCGCCCTCAATTGGCTGGACAGCGTGGGTTGGGCCAGCTTGCGCTCTGTTATTGCGCCTATGGCGGTGCTGTTTATGGCGACACCCATTATTGTGGTGTTGTCGTTGTTGCTGGTGGCGTTGTTCATGACGCCAGCCATGGTGAGCTTGGTGGCCAAGCGCCGTTTTGTGCACTTGCAGCGTTTTCACGGAGGCTCACTTATCGCCAGCGTGTTGTGGTCTTTGGGCTCTACCTTGTTGGCAGTCCTGGCCTTGCTGGTATCCATTCCCTTGTGGTTTATTCCACCACTTGTTTTGGTGGTGCCGCCGCTCATTTGGGGCTGGTTAACTTACCGTGTGTTTACCTTTGATGCACTGGCCGAACACGCCACCAAAGCAGAGCGCGAGCTCATTTTTGAGCGCCACCGTCTGCCGCTGTTGGCCATAGGTGTCATCAGTGGTTACATGGGCGCCGCGCCCAGTTTGCTGTGGGCATCAGGCGCCATGTTTATTGCCTTGGCGCCATTGCTTGTGCCGTTGGCCATTTGGGTTTACACCCTGGTGTTTGCGTTATCGTCGCTGTGGTTTGCGCATTACGTGCTGTCTGCGCTGGAGGCCTTGCGTCGCGAAAGCGGGCAGGGTAGCGCCAGCCCGTATACCCAAGCGGATGGCGGGCCAGCACCGTTTGATGACGTGGTGGATGCGCAGGACGTCATGGAATTAAGTGGGCCGCGTGCCAACCAGTTAAACAGCTAA
- a CDS encoding DEAD/DEAH box helicase, with amino-acid sequence MDKFSNRPPRSGGKPRFSRAPRDFTPKAPKRDLVDIANAQAFTDLGLATELVQAVADLGYTVPTAVQLAAIPRSLNREAGEFTDLLVSSQTGSGKTAAFLLPVLHTILGQQQAERAIETARIESEKEAKAAALAAGGEASAELLVNGTGGVDGAFGNDAERMKAVKESKKPRSFDPATPGALILCPTRELAQQVATDAIDLVAHCRGLRVASVVGGTSYIHQLAGLRNANIVVATPGRLLDLQRSGQIRLDKVQYLVVDEADRMLDLGFAEDLAEVHDLTSKRDQTMMFSATFAPRVQQLAMRVMRKTERIELASPEQSHDNIEQRLYWADHSHHKRQLLDHFLRDTSIKQAIVFASTQVECDSLAEDLQQDSFSAVALHGALSQSVRNRRLQALRSGQVQILVATDVAARGIDVPTITHVFNFGLPMKAEDYTHRIGRTGRAGREGLAVTLAEFRDQRRIYAIESFTRQRFKEHTVEGMEPSRRPSFGSGERRAHGGGGGGGNFGGRGRSRDGGMPGFGANRGGFGGGRDDRRGDDRRAGGGNFGGPRGPRGSSDGFRPAGGEFRGAPRGDFAPRGDFAPRGERPDTRGDNRFDPRFDARAESRSDARPDARFEPRGEHRGAPRHAEARRGDSRGGEGRFERSPRPEGRGHASHGGERRPTAPARARR; translated from the coding sequence ATGGATAAATTTTCTAACCGTCCACCCCGTTCGGGCGGCAAGCCGCGCTTTTCACGCGCCCCCCGCGATTTCACACCCAAAGCGCCCAAGCGTGACTTGGTTGATATCGCCAACGCCCAGGCATTTACAGACCTGGGTCTGGCCACAGAGTTGGTGCAAGCCGTTGCAGACTTGGGCTACACAGTGCCAACAGCCGTGCAGTTGGCCGCTATTCCGCGCTCACTCAACCGCGAAGCCGGTGAGTTCACCGACTTGCTGGTGTCTAGCCAAACGGGTAGCGGTAAAACAGCAGCGTTTTTGTTGCCTGTGTTGCACACCATTTTGGGTCAGCAACAAGCCGAGCGTGCTATCGAAACAGCTCGCATAGAGTCTGAAAAAGAAGCCAAGGCCGCCGCTTTAGCTGCTGGCGGCGAAGCCAGTGCGGAGTTGCTTGTCAACGGTACTGGTGGCGTTGACGGTGCGTTTGGCAATGATGCCGAAAGAATGAAGGCCGTCAAAGAAAGCAAAAAACCACGCAGCTTTGACCCAGCCACGCCTGGCGCACTGATTTTGTGCCCAACTCGCGAGTTGGCCCAGCAGGTTGCAACAGACGCGATTGACCTCGTGGCACATTGCCGCGGTTTGCGCGTTGCCAGTGTTGTAGGCGGCACGTCTTACATTCACCAGTTGGCCGGCTTGCGCAATGCCAATATTGTGGTGGCCACACCCGGTCGCTTGCTGGACTTGCAGCGCTCAGGCCAAATTCGCTTGGACAAGGTGCAGTACCTGGTGGTTGATGAAGCCGACCGCATGTTGGACCTGGGTTTTGCCGAAGACTTGGCTGAAGTGCATGACCTCACGTCCAAGCGTGACCAAACCATGATGTTCAGCGCTACGTTTGCACCGCGTGTGCAGCAGTTGGCCATGCGTGTGATGCGCAAAACGGAGCGCATTGAGTTGGCCTCGCCAGAGCAAAGCCATGACAACATCGAGCAGCGTTTGTACTGGGCCGACCACTCACACCACAAGCGCCAGTTGTTGGACCATTTTTTGCGCGACACCTCCATCAAGCAGGCGATTGTGTTTGCCAGCACACAGGTTGAGTGCGATTCATTGGCTGAAGACTTGCAACAAGACAGCTTCTCAGCAGTGGCCTTGCACGGCGCTTTGAGCCAGTCTGTACGCAACCGCCGCTTGCAGGCTTTGCGCAGTGGTCAGGTGCAAATTTTGGTCGCGACAGACGTTGCGGCACGCGGTATTGACGTGCCCACTATCACCCACGTGTTTAACTTTGGCTTGCCCATGAAAGCCGAAGACTACACCCACCGCATTGGTCGTACCGGCCGTGCAGGCCGCGAAGGCTTGGCCGTTACCTTGGCCGAGTTCCGCGACCAGCGTCGCATCTACGCGATTGAGTCATTCACACGCCAGCGCTTTAAAGAGCATACCGTTGAGGGTATGGAGCCTAGCCGTCGCCCCAGTTTTGGCAGCGGCGAGCGTCGCGCCCACGGCGGTGGTGGCGGTGGCGGCAATTTTGGTGGCCGTGGTCGCTCACGCGACGGCGGCATGCCGGGCTTTGGTGCCAACCGTGGTGGTTTTGGCGGTGGCCGAGACGACCGTCGTGGCGATGACCGCCGCGCAGGTGGTGGCAACTTTGGTGGCCCACGTGGTCCACGCGGCAGCAGTGATGGCTTTAGGCCCGCAGGTGGTGAGTTCCGCGGCGCACCTCGTGGTGACTTTGCACCGCGTGGCGATTTCGCCCCGCGTGGTGAGCGCCCTGATACCCGTGGTGACAATCGCTTTGATCCCCGTTTTGATGCGCGTGCAGAGTCGCGTTCTGACGCACGCCCAGACGCTCGCTTTGAGCCGCGTGGTGAGCACCGTGGTGCGCCGCGTCATGCCGAAGCTCGCCGTGGCGACAGCCGCGGTGGCGAAGGCCGCTTCGAGCGCAGCCCACGCCCTGAAGGCCGTGGACACGCCAGTCACGGGGGAGAGCGCCGTCCTACTGCGCCAGCCCGTGCACGCCGTTAA
- the orn gene encoding oligoribonuclease, protein MSTLPPSTAAAAATHSNTLVKSDQNLVWLDCEMSGLDPEKERLLEIAVVITNADLSVRVESPVFVIHQDDALLDAMDAWNKGTHGKSGLIDKVKASTVTEDAAAEALLAFMKKYVPKQASPMCGNTISQDRRFLVKYMPKFEAYFHYRCLDVSTLKELSRRWRPEVYKSFKKQQAHTALADVHESIDELVHYRTHFLRMQAEPTAAIDPTESH, encoded by the coding sequence ATGAGCACATTGCCCCCATCTACTGCCGCCGCTGCCGCAACGCACAGCAACACACTTGTCAAAAGCGACCAAAACCTGGTCTGGCTGGATTGTGAAATGAGCGGGCTTGACCCTGAAAAAGAGCGGCTACTGGAAATTGCCGTGGTGATCACCAACGCTGATTTGTCGGTGCGTGTGGAAAGCCCCGTTTTTGTGATTCACCAGGACGATGCTTTGCTAGACGCCATGGACGCCTGGAACAAAGGCACGCACGGCAAAAGTGGCCTGATAGACAAGGTCAAAGCCAGTACCGTCACCGAAGACGCCGCCGCCGAGGCTTTGCTGGCTTTCATGAAGAAATACGTGCCCAAGCAGGCAAGCCCCATGTGCGGCAACACCATCAGCCAGGACAGGCGGTTTTTAGTGAAGTACATGCCCAAGTTTGAGGCCTACTTTCACTACCGTTGCTTGGACGTGAGCACACTCAAAGAGCTGTCACGCCGCTGGCGTCCAGAGGTCTACAAGAGCTTTAAGAAGCAGCAAGCCCACACTGCCTTGGCAGATGTGCACGAGTCTATTGACGAGCTGGTGCACTACCGCACGCATTTTTTGCGCATGCAGGCTGAGCCCACTGCTGCCATTGATCCCACTGAGTCACATTAA